The following coding sequences lie in one Anguilla anguilla isolate fAngAng1 chromosome 14, fAngAng1.pri, whole genome shotgun sequence genomic window:
- the prune2 gene encoding protein prune homolog 2: protein MEFVNNEARRSPDGAENSTAPPALDIQEARPQRKKLSAPPISLSLDQSDGSLLSDDALETPDDLDINVDDLDTPDEDDFLDYAGRKLEWKEYQSSNQMPGKGANEAFPACSAEEEDRQDSQLWRTVIIGDQEHRINMKLIEPFQKVLSHGGYYGNGLNAIIVFAACFLPDSDRDDYHSVMENLFLYVISTLELMVAEDYMIVYLNGATPHRRMPGLGWLKKCYHMIDRRLRKNLKSFIIVHPSWFIRTILAVTRPFISSKFSSKIKYVDSLAELSELVPMEGIHIPESIVRLDEELKEAAENAKYSSFLGGTEASVQVPPEAGKTNV from the exons ATGGAGTTTGTAAATAACGAAGCGAGGCGGAGTCCAGACGGAGCAGAGAATAGCACTG CACCGCCAGCCTTGGATATTCAGGAAGCCCGCCCCCAGAGAAAGAAGCTCTCAGCCCCGCCCATCAGCCTGTCTCTGGACCAGAGTGACGGCTCCCTCTTGTCAGACGATGCCCTAGAAACACCTGATGACCTGGACATCAATGTGGACGACCTGGACACCCCCGACGAGGATGACTTTCTGGATTATGCTGGACGCAAGCTGGAATGGAAgg AGTACCAGTCGTCCAATCAAATGCCGGGGAAAGGGGCAAACGAagcattcccagcatgcagtgcagaGGAAGAGGATCGTCAGGACTCACAGCTATGGAGGACTGTCATCATTGGAGATCAGGAGCACCGCATCAACATGAAGCTCATCGAACCCTTCCAGAAAGTTCTCTCACATGGAG GTTACTATGGAAACGGGCTCAATGCGATCATCGTGTTTGCTGCGTGTTTTCTTCCGGACAGCGACAGGGATGATTACCACAGTGTCATGGAGAACCTCTTCCT GTATGTGATCAGCACGCTGGAGCTGATGGTGGCTGAGGATTACATGATCGTGTATCTGAATGGAGCCACGCCCCACAGGAGGATGCCCGGACTCGGCTGGCTGAAGAAGTGCTACCACATGATTGACAggag ACTCAGGAAGAATCTGAAATCCTTCATCATCGTTCACCCCTCCTGGTTCATAAGGACCATTTTGGCAGTGACCAGACCCTTTATCAG CTCCAAGTTCAGCAGTAAGATTAAATATGTGGACAGCCTGGCTGAGCTGAGTGAGCTTGTGCCCATGGAGGGAATCCACATACCGGAGAGCATCGTCAG GCTGGatgaggagctgaaggaggcgGCAGAAAATGCTAA ATACAGCAGCTTCCTGGGTGGAACAGAGGCTTCTGTTCAAGTACCTCCAGA